Genomic segment of Oncorhynchus tshawytscha isolate Ot180627B linkage group LG28, Otsh_v2.0, whole genome shotgun sequence:
agAGCCGAGTCTCCTTTTGAGAGGGCCAGTTCATAttaaaaaggtcaaaggtcagtGATCATGGAAAGCTTTAGCGTTTGGACGCTACCTTCTCTCCAGGCTCGCTCTGTTGTCATCGGTGCGCCCGctgctctttccctctttctacACATCTGTCGATACAGACCTgtagacaaacaaaaacagagCTCTCAGGATAAAGATTACACTGTCAGTCAAGCAATAAAGACATTCACACTCGGAGGCAACTTTCAGAAATAAAAGTCGTACTCCAAATGTGTCATATCTGATATGTTGCCCCTCCTTGTTcgccccctccctttcctcttggAGATCCTTGCCCACAATGCTGTATTATTACCTCATTGCGACAGTCGAAGTAAAGCACAAATTTGACGTCAGCCTCCCCATCCATGATGGTGGTCCACCCATGGAGGTTTTCTTTGTTTCGGGGGAAGCCGTCGATGAGGAAGTGGATCTTCTTCTCGTCTAACTTCCTGGTCTCCTCCATGGCCTGAGGACAAAGGAAATGGAAAGTTAAAGGGATATTCTTCTCCAAATCGAAGTCAGACATTTTTATGTCTAAAAAGTATTTATTACACACCACCTGTAGACCTCACTGggtaaactatccctttaagggtGAAGCAAGGATTAATTCAGCCTATGGAGAAATGACAGAGACTATTTCAGTACTCAGACCAAAATGATTGTATAGTGCTACTTCATATTATCTAAGCTAATAGTAATGCTAACTGCCAGCTTACTGAACGTCAACAGTTAACACAAACCCTGTAGTCATAGGAACCTGGAGTTGGTGCATACCTTCTTGAGTAATTTAATGGTGATCTCAAAGGGGACTATCTTGCCATCCTTAACATGGTTATCGATGAGCTGTCCGAACTCGGAGCCGTTCAGCCCTCAGCAGGTCTCCGGCAGACAGATGAGTGTAACCGTAGCTCTGGGAAAAACACAAAGGGTTAATGCCAGCCTTAACCAAAACAACACAGTGCACTCCTCTAATAATAATATTTACTGATTCAACCGCTTGTACAAAAACATGTGTGTACTTGTATTGTAATAGGAATGTCCAGGTGAACACAAAGGAGAGCACTTGTTGGTAAAGTCAATCAAAAATCTATCCGGTTTAGTACAAGTTGCAACAGGGGGACACTGTTCAACCAACACAGAAGCAGAGAAAATGTCTAAAAGGCCTCTTCTGAGCAGGCCCTtacatcctaatcagacagcaccaaacGTTATGTAAACACCTGCCTCCTGGAGACGGGCatttacactaccagtcaaaagttttagaacaactactcattcaagggtttttctttattttttacaaatttctacattgtagaaaaatagtgaagacatctaaactatgaaataacacatggaatcatgtagtaaccaaaaaagtgttaaatatataaaaatatattttatatttgagattcttcaaatagtcatCCTTTAatgagagaaacccttgaatgagtaatgttaggtgttgtaaaacttttgattggtagtgTATATGCTAATCAGACAGCATCAAATGTTAaccaaatgttctgtaaacaccagccccAGTGAGTGGCTTGTAGGAAGTCAAAACTAAAGGCAGTGCTGTCAGCTGCTATATAATCACAGTGTTCGTAGAATGtcatcaacacaatacaacagTGAATAATCAGTGTGTTCTCTGTCCTTATACATTCCGTTTGGCGTCAACCACTATCAACAGATATGAGAATAATCCATAACATTCAGCATCAAGTCTGGTGACCATCAACACACACCTTCAGTGTCACAAACACTAGAAATCATGTGTATTACAGAAATAACAAATATATTCAAATTCTGTTGATCATGCTAATCTAAATAGGAACTTTAGTAACCTTAAATCTCCCCATAGAGTCATTCCGAACAATTTAGCTAGCCTAATTTGTTAAGGAATCAATTGGGTTATGAGAATGAAATTGTCCGGGAGTAATGTAGATCCTTTAAAAGGAGTGCAATAGTAACAATGTCCTAAGCAGAGAATACATATAAAGGAGTCACATGGTATATGCCTAGATGGTTATTGTTCACCAGTGAGTCGCTGTGCTCCATTGACTCTGAAAGCAGGGGAGGGctttagggagagaggagacagcatcACTAACGCCCTTTAACTATTATTGTGCTGAATGAATGGACACTACACACAGGTGTTATTTCATGCTGGGACAGGATGCTTGCTCAAACTCATTTGGCCACAGCCCTAAATTATGAATATAGGGCAGGGATTGACATTAAGAGCTTAAAGACACGTTAGGAATATTTTTAGGTTGCCCAAAGATTATGATCACATGCCCAAAAAATTTAAGAAGCTATTTTCACCTACACAGGGGTGGAACCAGAAAGATCAGACTAATGGATTTATTTGCATTTTTGGCTGTTATCAGGAGAGAGAAATGAATTGCCAGCTCAATGGTACAACCACAGAGAAGGCTCAACTTGCACAACTGCCCAGGTCACTTGCCCGGGGCAATAGGACAACCCTTAATGCCAATCCCTGATATGTCAAAACACACATCAAAGTAGTTGGCAAATGTATGAAACAACTTGTCACAGAAGAAAGCCAAAAGAGGCCTGCTGAATATCAGTAGTAGACACTAAATATTTACTTGAGTTTATCTATTGATGCAAAAcaccacccagacagacagacagacatctgccTTGATTTCTCATGCCTCCCTGTTCAAGGGCCCCGTTGGTTGGAGAGGTAGAGCAGGTGATTAAAAAAAGACCGTAACATAAAATGAATTGCACGGCAGCTGAACATGATAAGATGTACACTACACATCCGCATGACGCCAATAGCGGTGCATAGGCTACTCTGTATGTAGTTAGAAGCCGACCACCATAAACACATTCCATCCTTTTCTCAACAGAGGCACCGAGTGTTCAATGTAAGACATGAAAACACTAGCTACTGATTAGAATAGAAGTCATTGCTGTTTTACATAACAAGCTAGCTAGCCTCGTGTCTCTCGTTGGTGAACTAACTATAGCCCACTTTGAATTCTTGAGGGGTAAAACTACAAAACagaatcaatgagttagccagctaaataACGTATTATTTTTAAGAAAGATAAGCTAGAAATTAACATGTTCTAATTGacacaaaaaccccaaacaatagattgtgtttatttctggttgtttatcGAAGTTATAGTACCTGGGAAACTGATTAAAAGCAGCTATTATACCCCTCTTTCATGTATTCAGGAATAACTTTTATccatagctagttagctagtcgAAAGTGTAAtgattgaaaaaatatatataatgattATTCATTGCTcacatagctagttagctagtgtGGTCCTGGCATAGTTATACTGGTAACTACTCCTTATTCTATACGTGgctatgctaactagctaacataatgAGGGTACATTTAGAGGACAAGAACCGGAAGTGGATACATTCAGCTGGTCTCCACTGGACAGAAATTTCCACAACCCCCTCAAATGTATTAATGGTTTATTTCCTAATACAACTCAATGCCCTGTCAAATGATCATGGTCCGTCTCATACCTCAACGATTCTGCCGCACTGGGTTCCTTTGCCCCGAGCCAGGTCCGcctaacacaaacacaacctGCGCCTTCCTCATGCCGATCAAAGCGACGGCCGCAGCCCTGTACACAACGCTCGGCACCTTCGCAGATAAGCTACTCAATAAACGGAAACTCATAAACCAAAAACAATAGCCGATCAATAGTCGGCAGAATAGGTTGAATTACCTGTTTATGAACGTCAGTGGGAAGTCTGCAGAAGCCAACACCACTTCCAACTGTTGACGTTGCCAACCAATGGCAGCACAGGAGTGTCCATGGGGTGTTAACCACGTCTATGTATACTTGTTTTTTCAACGCAGGGGTCTGGTGTACGCCTCTTCCTCACTGGTTGTCGCTGTCTATCCTCCCAGCATCAGCACCTAGCCTAACTGAACAGCGACCGTCCTCGAAGAAATGATGCTCTACCAAGCGAGGGAGTTGGACGGATAATGGTTAATCGGTCGACGGAGAAAGACATGGATGACTCGTGTCACCAAAACATTTAAGGGATAAATGAGCGGCTGGGTATCACAGGAAGTCCCGGGCACGTTTGTGCAGTTCTGGCTGCTTTCTCTCACCATTCATAATGCACCATTCATGATGCGAGCTTCCCTCATCCTTGATCTCAAGAATGGCAAGAAGAAAACATTGAAATAGCCTAGCGTTGTTGGCTCGACAGGGCACCATAGCATGCCACGCGCTGTTTCGTTGTTTCATATAGACtgttaggctataactagcctaCTAATCATCGGGTTTAGGAAGGATATGAGCCAAAGTCTTCTTGTTGTGCCGAACAAGACAATCTTCTTTGAGGGCGCCGTACCAAAAGCAGGGCTATGCAAGCCATCCAAACAAAGGCACCCCAACACCCCCATTGACTCACCAGCTGTCCCGTCGCCACTGACATGACAACGCCGAGCCGAAAGAGCAGGATCAAAGGGCACCGACCTGCAGCCGGACGCGTGGACTCGAAAAGGAAGGGGGCGACGGACTCGAAGCGAGGAAGCAGCAGCCCGAAGAATGCCGAATTGCAGTTTCTAGGGATAAGCACCAAGGGCAGTGCGGCACTCAACAGTCATATCGGGGGAAGGTGGTGGGGGAGCTGTTCAGTGTACCTTCCCCCCACTCTTCATTCTGCTCCTACCTTGTCCTTTACGTTCCATTTTCCCGGCGCGAAAAAATGCTTGAAAACAACTGCAGTATTGATTTGATTTCGAATGTTGGTTCTGTGTTTATATTCAAAATGATTAACCTATTTCGTTTTCTTAAGCCGTTTGACTGCATCAGTGATGGGCAATTGAAATATTAATCTTGATTTACAAGCTCGCTGGAATCCGAGAGGGACTGATGTACATACTGGTCAGGTATCatctcctccctccgtctcttgTTCTGCTTACTCTGCTACTTGCCAGCACCATGGGCTGTATCCAGAGCATCGCCTGCAAGCCGCGCATTAGAAGGGAGAACATTGTAGTCTACGAGGTATCGGCCTCCATTGACCAGTGCCCAACGGTGATAGAGGAGAACTCGCCTATAGTGCTGCGGTATAAGACACCATATTTCAGGGCCTCAGCCGGGATCGTAATGCCTCCGGTGCCCCGCAATGAAACCTGGGTGGTGGGTTGGATCCAGGCTTGTACTCAAATGGAGTTCTACAATACTTATGGTGACATTGGCATGTAAGTTCTGAGCTGTCACCAATCAGTAATCATTCAATCTGACTGACTCTgactctttctcactttctctctctcacacacacaataggCTTTAGTTCAGTGGGCTAATGTCTTGAGTCACTTGGCCAGGCGATCCAGGTTTGGTACCCAGTCGGTCACATAATGTGAGCTGTTCTGTCTATATGCATCCGTTGGTGTGAGTGAAATTCTAGCAGCTGTACATTTCCTAGGCTACTATTAACATAGTCCATTAAGCGAGGCTATTGTAATGTATCATTATCATAAACTGTTATACTGTTTTGTAAGCCAGATATGATATAATAATATAAACTCTTCGTCCACTACCAAAGGTCCAGCTGGGAGTTACCGGAGCTCCGCGAGGGCCGGGTCAAGGCCATCAGCGACTCGGACGGGGTCAGCTACCCCTGGTACGGCAATACCACCGAGACTGTCACCCTCACGGGCCCCACGTCCAAGCCGTCGCGCCTCACGGTCAGCATGAACGACAACTTCTACCCCAGTGTGACCTGGGCCGTGCCCATCAGCAACAGCAACACAGCCATGCTGTCACACATCACCCGAGACCAGAGCTTCATCACCTGGCTGGTTGCCATCAACTCTGTCACCAAGGTACTGTAGGCTTCAGAACATGGACTTCCTTGGACTTTATGAACTGCTCTGTTTAGTTTTTGTTTCATTATCTTAAAAGGTATAGTTCACTTTTTCCAACCTCTAAAGTGGTCTAATCTCGAGATAAATCCACATCCCACACAATCAGTTCTATGTATCCAACAATACATTCCTCAATCCCAAATGCATGGGAATGATTAGCACCATCTAATTAGTTTGATCAACCCAAAAAATGGTGTGCAATGTGGACTCATCCCAACATATGACCACCTTTGAGGTCTGAAACCATCTGACAAACACATTTTGGACTGAACTCAGCCTTTAAATTAGTGTTTTTTATGGTGTTCCTGGAGTACCCCCAGGGCTGTTCATTTCTGTCCTAGCCCAGTGCAGCCTTGGTCCGGGGGTAATCAATGTAGGCTACATATTGCAAAACACTTCTCTATGTGCTaactgtaaagctctttgggctGCAGCGTATTACATGACAGTTGCTATACAAGACTCAGTGGATCCTGCTGATGGGAGAACcgctcataataatggcctgaacagagcaaatggaatggcatcaaacacttggaaatcatgtgtttgatgtatttgataccattccactgattccgctccagtcattaccacaagcccgtcctccccaattaaggcgccaccaacctcctgtgatgcaaGTTAACTTTTACGAATATAATTTTTTCACTTCCCAGGAGCGCATTGTGCTGCAGACGGTGCGGTGGCGGATGTGGGTGGACATCGCCGTGGACCCTGACATGCCCCTTGGCTCCCGGGCCTCCCTAGTCGGCCGTCCTCACCAGGAGCAGCCCCACATCCTCAACTATCAGGAGCCAATCCTCTCCAACGCCCTGGGACGACCCAATGCCAACGACGCCCAAGTGCTGATGTGGAGGCCCCGCAGAGGGGCGCCCCTAGTGGTCATACCGCCCAAATAAGGTCGAAAAGACTGAGAAAAAAGAGATGTGATTGGTTCACGGTAATGAGGAAGTGTGGACCATCGCAAAGCAGGGAAATTATGAGTTATCTTGCCAAGATGTCAGCTCTTCACTCATACCTACTACTGTCAGGGTTCAATGGATGATAAGAAATTGTGAAACAGTATTTTCTCTGGACTGGACTGCATTGGAATTGGCACAGCGGAAATTTACAGAGCTAGACTGGTTTTAGGTGCAGGCTCAAAACTGCATCAGCGTTTGATTAAGTTGGACTGTTTTTGGATGGCCACAGTCCTGAATTAGAGTTGTATCCATTGGACAGAAAGGGACAGAGCTATCGAAGTTTCATTGAGGTGGACTGAACACAGAACTGCATCCTACTGTAGATCTTATTGCATGAGAAAGAAAACGGTCTATGACTGGAATAAGAATACCATTTTATATAAGCTCATCACATTAAGGATATTGAATGGAACTTCTTACATTGGCCATGAAATCCTGCAAGCTGGAAAATCTCCTCAGTGCCAATTATGGATATAACAGCCTTTTACGCTCATACAACATTTTAAGAACACATCGTTAGATTTAATTATGAGTCAAATCATATTATATAAATCTTCTGTTAGTTTAAGATTAACTCACATCAATCAGATTGTATTAAGAACACCGACTTGGCATAAAGTTCTACAAAGAAATGGGTTGATTGTAGTCTCATTGAAATACGCCATGTTTATCCATTCAAATAGAAACATAGAACATGGACGGACGGGTTAAAGGTGTGGGTTTTCTCGTGTCAGTTGAGTATCTACACGTACAAACATGAATGTCCAAGTCTAAGTCCAACCTTTGCCACTACCCATATTGCTTATCTTTACAATCCATTCCAATATACTCAAAGTGTCTTGGGTGAGGGGATAGGGGTTTATTTGGGATTGGGCCATAGTCCCACAGTACACTATTAAGGCAGTGGTCTGGGCTGGTATTGGGTTTATTCAGAGGTGTCCCTATCATATTACACAATGTCACATGATTCATTCTCCATCTATGCTCCTCACCAGGTTCAGTCCACACCTTCCCATCTGTCTGTccatctatttctctccctcccatcactccatcattctctctcctctccacatgtCACAATCCCTGAATTTCTCTCCACTCCAAGACTATGCAAACACAGAGGGACTGTTGAGTGAGATAaaaaagtaccagtcaaaagtttggacacaactaatcatgcaagggtttttctttattttttactattttctacattgcagaataatagtgaagacatcaaaactatgaaataacacatggaatcatgtagtaaccaagaaagtgttaaacaaatcaaaatatatttgagattctttgaagtagccaccctttgccttgatgacagctttgcacactcttggcattctctcaaccaacttcacctggaaggcttttccaacactcttgaaggagtttaccacatatgctgagcacttgttggttggctgcttttcctttactctgcggtccaactcatcccaaaccatctcaattgggttgagttcgggtgattgtggaagctaGGTCATCTGATATAGCACTTACTCTCCATattggccaaatagcccttacacagcctggaggtgtgttgtgtccttgtcctgttgaaaaacaaatgatagtcccactaagcacaacccagatgggatggcgtatcactgcagaattctgtggtagccatgctggttaagtatgccttctaaataaatcacagagagtatcaccagcaaagcacccccccacaccatcacacctcctcctccatgcttcatggtgggaaccacacatgcggagatcatccgttcacctactctgcgtctcacaaagacacggaggttggaaccaaaaatctaaaatttggacaaTTCATaccaaaagacagattttcaccggtctaatgtccactgcttgtgttttttggcccaagcaagtctcttcttcttattggtgtcctttagtagtggcttctttgcagcaattcgaccacgaaggcttGGTTTACACATTCTCCTGGGCCTTCCTTTcgtgtggcggtcctcatgagagccagtttcatcatagcgcctgaTGGTTTTTGGGACTGCATTTGaataaacattcaaagttcttgatattttccgtattgactgaccttcatgtcttaaagtaatgatggactgtcatttctctttgcttatttgagttgttcctgccataatatggacttggtattttgccaaatagggctatcttctgtataccacccctaccttgtcacaacacaaccaattggctcaaacgcattaagaaggaaagaaattccacaaattaacttttaacaaggcacacctgttaattgaaatgcattccaggtgactacctcatgaagctggttgagagaatgccaagagtgtgcaaagctgtaatcaaggcaaatggtggctactttgaagaatataaaatatattttgatttgtttaacacttttttggttactacatgtttccatatgtgttatttcatagtttgatgtttcactattattctacaatgtagaaaatagtcaaataaagaaaaacccttgaatgagtaggtgtgtccaacattttgactggtactgtaggtggaCAAATGATTAGGAAACACAGGGTGGAGGTATTTTTCACAATGATGGCTTTCGTCATTTCCCCAAAAtggctgctgttcattgattaaaCTGAATCTTTTTCTAGCCACATTCACAATTGTCATTCTTGGGTAAGATggaagctatttccatgttagaTACACAAAGAAATGAAAATAGATTATATATGAACACAGTTTATGCAGCTCTGACTAGGCACCAAACATATTCAGTGATCTGTTGTTATAGAGACTGTTTTGGTTTGTCTAAACTTGACACCATAGGAAGCAGGGTCGCCTTCATTAGGGCACAACGTAGCAGGATGCTTTGCAACACAAACATTTGGGCAGTCTCACCCTGTCTTTAGCCTGTTTTGTTCCATTTGGTGCCCAATGACCCAGTTGTTGTGAAACGTCACACAATTTATTACCTCTTTGCTCGTCAATAAATCCTGCTTTGTGATTTCATGCCTAGATGaaacaacacacatacatacatacatacatacatacacacatacatacatacacacacacatactactggATTTGTCAATACAAAACATCTGTTTAGACCCATGTTTCACATTTGATCACTTTAATTATTAATTTCTGTTGTTGCATGAAAGGCAATTTTTGCATACAAACATCAGCAACTGGATCTGAATGTCCAGAAATGAGCAGAAAGTTCAAAGCATTCCTTCCTTTAATCCTTTTCCTCCTTGTCCCCAATAAAAAGACATCCAGCATCTCTAGTCATTCGTCTCAACCCCTCCCCTCTGCAGTAAATGTGCTATGGCCCAACACTCCCACTAGGTGGAGCTGTCACTCAAAGACAAATGAGGGGCTTTGTAACGTGTGAGGCATTCTATTCATTTGAATGCCCTTGGTCTTATTGACCATCAGTACCCATAAAATACATTCATACTACAAACTGCCTTTCCCCTATTCCCTTATTCCCCAAATACATAAAAACATGatcaaatatataaaaaaataatatttatctCAAACTAACGTTGTCAGTGAATTCTTGGATTTATCCAAACATTTTTGTTGATACCTGTATCGTCCCTGTTTTCCCATGATTCCATGCTTTGGTGATTCCATGATCACCCCTGAGATGAAAGGAGGTGAGAGATCAAAGATGAGCATAACCCTTCATAGGCATCATAACAGCTTCAGCTCGATGaatgggcctgtgtgtgtgtgtgtgtgtgtgtgtgtgtgtgtgtgtgtgtgtgtgtgtgtgtgtgtgtgtgtgtgtgtgtgtgtgtgtgtgaaatgcatgcaGTGTTAACTGTGAAGAAGTCACATTCATAAGCCTGTTCGAGTCAAACTTGATGGAGTCACTATGGGGAGAGCGTTGTATCATTTTTACCCCCATGCATCATAAATCACTTTGAATTTCAATAAAAAGCTTAGTAAATGCTAAATAGTCATTGTCGGATGTTGCCCTCCATCTTGattggacaaacaaaacccagtCTGTGTTGGCGGTCTCAGACATTCTGTTTCAGGCGACTCCAATCTATTTTGAGAGCTAAACATCGCAGGACTACTTCTGTCTACACTCTTTATTCAGAAGTTGTGCTCGTCCTCCTCAGCAAcctattcctccctccatcttgccctatttccctgtgtgtctcttctTTGTGGTTCAAGGGCTGTGGTGGTGGGTCTCCAATCTAAACTCTGC
This window contains:
- the LOC112227129 gene encoding protein FAM78B-like; this encodes MYILVRYHLLPPSLVLLTLLLASTMGCIQSIACKPRIRRENIVVYEVSASIDQCPTVIEENSPIVLRYKTPYFRASAGIVMPPVPRNETWVVGWIQACTQMEFYNTYGDIGMSSWELPELREGRVKAISDSDGVSYPWYGNTTETVTLTGPTSKPSRLTVSMNDNFYPSVTWAVPISNSNTAMLSHITRDQSFITWLVAINSVTKERIVLQTVRWRMWVDIAVDPDMPLGSRASLVGRPHQEQPHILNYQEPILSNALGRPNANDAQVLMWRPRRGAPLVVIPPK